The sequence CCGAGGTGTTGGGCGTGCCGACCGGTCGCCTGCTGTACGGCCCTCAGGTTCAGCTCCTGGAGGGCGCGGAGGTGTGGGTGCTGCCCAGCACCAGCCCGCTGGGACACACGCACTTCCAGCTGGAGCCGTGGCACGCGCTCGCCGCGCGGGTGGCCGCCCTGCGCGCCGGCGGATAGGTCACCCGGCCCACCCCCCACCCGCGGCCCCCCCGCCAGTGGGGGAAAGGCAGGCATCTGGAAGAATGGCGCGCATGACGCACGCCTTCGCCGTGGATCTGCGCGGCCTGATCGACCTGCTCAGCGAGCACCTGTACGCCGGCCCGGAGGTGTACATTCGGGAACTCATGCAGAACGGTGTGGACGCCATCCGCGCCCGCCTGGCACTGGACGGTGAAGCCTTCGCGCCCACGCTCGAGTTCGCCGTGCAGGACGACACGTTGACCTTCACGGACAACGGCGTGGGCCTCACGCCGGAGGACATCCACACGTTCCTGGCCACCATCGGACGCAGTTCCAAACGGGGCAGCGTGGAGTTCATCGGGCAGTTCGGGATCGGCCTGCTCGCGTGCTTCCTGGTCAGCGAGCGGATCGAGGTGGTGTCCCGCTCGGCCAGTGGGACGCCGCCCCTGCTCTGGGTGGGCCACGCAGATGGATCGTACGCGCTGGCGGATGGCCCGGACGACACGCCCATCGGCACGCGCGTGATCCTGCGCGCCCGCGCCGACCGCGCCCAGTACCTGTTGGCGGATCGGGTGGCCGCGTGGGCGGGCGACTACGGCGCGCTGCTGCCCTACCCGATCGTGGTGCAGGAACCGGGGCAGCGGACGACCGTGAATGCGCGCGGCGCTCCGTGGCTGGATCACAGCGCCGGCGAGGACGCCCGCCGCGCCGCCGTGCTGGCGTACGGCGAGGCGCTGCTCGGCACGCCACCCCTGGCGTTCGTGGACATCCACACCGAGGCAGGCGACGTGCGCGGCGTGGCCTTCGTGCTGCCGTGGACACCCACCCTGGAGGCACGCGGGCAGCACCGCGTGTATGTGCGGCACATGCTGCTCTCCGAGGAGGAGGCCCAGCTCGTGCCGAAGTGGGCGTTCTTCGTGAAGGCCGTGCTGGACGCCGGGGGCCTGCGCCCGAACGCGGCGCGGGACGCCCTGCGCGACGACGCCGTGCTGCACGCCGCGCGCCGCGAGATCGCGCAGACGCTGCGACGCTGGCTGATCGACCTCGCCGAGCGTACGCCCGACACGCTGCGGCACCTGATTGCGCTGCACTACCTGAGCATCAAGGCGCTGGCCGCCGAGGATGATGCCTTCCTGGAACTGTTCCTGCGCTGGCTGCCCTTCGAGTCCAGCGCCGGGCGGTTGACCCTGCCGGAAGTCCTGGCGCACGCGGGCGGGGCCGAGGTGCGCTACGTGGCCGACCTGAACCTGTACCGGCAGGCGGCGCAGTTGGCCGCACCGGGCGGCCCACCGGTCATCCACGCCGTCTACACCTACGACGCCACGCTGCTCGAGCGCTACGGCGCGCTGCACCCGGAAGTGCAGGTGAGCCGCCTGGACGCCAGCGACCTGGTGCAGGAGCTCACGCCCCTGACGCCCGCAGAGCGCTCGGCGACGGCCGAGCTCCTGACGGCCGCGCGCGATACGCTGGCCGCCCTCGACGCCGACGCCCGCCTGAGCCGCTTCGAGCCGGCCGCGCTGTGTGCCCTGGCCTTCCCGCGGGCGGGCCGTGACCTGCACCGCACCCGCGAGACCGTCGCCAGCGGAGCCGGCGGTGGACTGTGGGCGGGCCTGCTGGACGACCTCCAGGCCGACGCGCCGGACGGGTACGCCACCGAGGTGCACTTCAACCTGAACCACCCCCTGCTGGTGCGGGCGGCGCAACTGCCCGACGGCCCGCTGTTGCGCCGCGTGTTAGGGATGTTGTACGTGCAGGCGCTGCTGCTGGGCCACCACCCCCTGACCGCGCGGGAACTGGGCCTGCTGAACGGCGGCCTGCTCGACCTGATCGGCGCGGCGCTGGACGGCCCGGACGCCGCCACGCCCTCGACCATCCACCTGAACTGACGGGAGCGCCGCATGGACATTCACGAACTGCTGGAACGCGCGCAGGAGCTGCCGCATGGCCCGGAACGTCTGGCCATGGTCGAGGAGGCTGTGCGCGCCGCCGACCTCGCACAGGACGGACGCGCCGGGTATGAGGCCCGCAAGGAAATCATCTACAGCGCCGATTACGCGGGCCAGAGCGAGAAGATGCTGGTCGCCTTCGCATGGTGCCGCACGTATCTGGACGCCCACCCGGACGACTTCGGGCCGGGGGAACACCGCAGCCTCGCGTGGTACCACAAGTGGGTCTTGATCGCCGGGCACCACTTCCCGCAGATTCCCCTGGAGCGTCTCCGCGAGCTGCACGCCGATTACGCCCGGCGGGTGCAGGCAATGGGCTATGGAGCGGGCACCGTGCCGTACTTCCGGCTGAACCTCGACATGCACCGGGGCGACGCCCAGGACGCCCGCGTGGCCTTCAACCTGTGGCAGTTCGCACGGCGGGACGCGCTGAGCGACTGCCCGGCGTGTGAGGCGCAGACCATCGCCGACTACCACGAATTCCTGGGCGACGACGAGGGCTGCGTCGCGCAGGTGGAACGCATGATCGCGCGGCGCCTGACCTGCGCGCACATTCCGCACTCCACGCACGGCATGGTGTTGCCCGCCCTGCTGCGCCTGGGCCGCTGGGACGACGCGCAGCGCCACCACGAGCAGGGCCGCGAGCTGGTCGCAGGCGACCCGGATCACCTGACGCCGCAGGCCCGACACCTGGAATACCTGAGCGTGACCGACCCGGACGCGGCGCTGGCGTGGTACGCGCGGCACCTCGGGTGGGCCGAGCGCACCAGCGAACTCGACGACCGGCTGGATTACCACCTGGCCGCCGCCCTGCTCTTTCAGCAACTGGGCCGCGCCAACCGGGAGCAGGTGACCATCGCCCTTCCACAGGAGGTGCCCGGTCACCGCCCGGACGGCACCTACGACGTGCAGGAACGCCACGCGTACCACGCGGCGCAGGCCACCGCACTGGCCCGGCGTTTCGACGAACGCAACGGAATGGAGCACCACGTGGGCCGCCTGACCCGCACCCTGGCCCTGGGCGACCTGCCGCGTCCCGGCGTGTGAGCGGCCGTCCGGACGGGCCGGATGGTGGCTTGGAACGGAACGCCGGGTGCCCGGGCCGCGTACCCTGAAGCATGGCTCCCCGCGTCACGACCCTCCTCACCGTGGCCCGCACCGGCACCCGGGTCGCGCGTTACCTGATCCGTCCCGCCGTCCGCGAGCCGCTGCGGCCGGATGGCTGGGGCCTGGAGACTCTGCCTCCAGCGCTCGCCGTGCGCCGGAGTCTGACGTCGGCCCGGCGGGCGGCCGGTCTGGGGGTGCTGACGCTCGTGGGGCTGGTGGGCGCATCTCTGCTGGCCCTGAGCACCGTGTTCCTCGGCGTGGGCGCGGCCTCCGGCAGTTACGCCGCCGTCTGGGGACTGGTCTTCGTACTGCTGCTGGGCGTGGCTGGAGCCGTGTGGCTGGCGCGGCGTGTCTCGGCCCTCATGCGCGACCCGGCACACCTTCCCGGCACGGCCGTGGTCGCGTCCGCCGATCTGGACGCGCTGGCCCGCCTGCACCGCGCCGCCCGCGCCCTGCCCGCGCCGCGGCGCGTCGCCTACCGCCGCACGCTGGGCAGCGCCGCCGCCGCCCTGCGCGCCTGCGCGGCCGACACCACCCTGGGCCGCGACACCTTCGACGCCCGGCAGGCTGCCCTGGAGGATCTGCCGGAGCTGCTGCGCGCCTACCGAGCGGCCCCGCCCAGCCCGACCGCCGACCGGGAATTCACGCGGCAGCTCACGCTGATCGAGCAGCGCATGCAGGTCATCGCACGGGAACGCGCCATGCAGCAGGAACGTGACCTGCGCGCGCACGGCCGCTACCTGGACGACAAGTACGGCGATCGCGACCAGTCGTGAATCCCTGGCCCTCCCCCGGCGCATGAAGCGGCCGTGCAGGTTGCGTCAGGGAACCGTGGCCACCGGCGGAGCACGGGGCGCGGCCGGAACCTCACCATGGGGTATGCCCGCTGCCCGGCGTTCCCTGGCCCTCCTGACCGCCGTCCTCCTCTTGCCTCTGACCGCCGTCGCGCAGACCCCACCGTCCGGCGCGGCTGTGGCCGACACCCTGCCGATGAGTCCTGCCAAGTCCAGCCCGGCGCAGGCCAGTGCCGTGCCGGGCGACGCGGCACTGGCCCGTGTGCCCGCCGTACGCGTGCAGCGGGCCGGTGCGGTGGTTCCCGGCACGCCGGCCGAATACAACGCGAGCATCACCGTGCGCTACGGCGCCGCCCATCCTGGCGCGGTGCTGCTGCTGATGCCGGGCTTCCTGGGCGGCGCGGGCAGTTTCGACCGGCTGGCCCGGACGATCGTGACGCTCGATCCGCAGGTGGCCGTCTGGGCGGTCGACCGGCGCAGCAACCTCCTCGAACCTCAGGAACTCCTGGCGCACGCCACGCCGTCCGACCTGATCCGGATCGTGCAGGAGGGCCTGCCCGTCCGGTCACCGGCCAGCGTCCCCTTCATGCGCGACTGGGGCCTGGACGTCACCCTGCGGGACTGGCGGGTGGCCGTGCAGGAAGCCCGCACCCTGACGCCGAACGTCTTTCTCGGCGGCCATTCCCTGGGAGGCAGCCTGACCGGCCTGTACGCCGCCTACGACTTCGGCGGGTACGTGGGCAGCACGGACCTGCGCGGCCTGGTCATGCTGGACGGCCTCCCCGGCGTCCTTGCCGACCGCCCCATGAATGCCGACCAGTACCGGCAGGGTGGTCTGAATGCCCTGGGACCACTACCCGGTCTGCTTCAGCTGGACACGCAGCCGTACGTGGACTCCCTGATCTTCGGGCCGAAACTCGCCGCCCAGGCCGACGCGCAGGCCCGGCTTGCCGCCCTGCACCCGGACGATCCGGCCCCGACGGGCGGGCTGACGCGCTTTCCGGCCACCAACCTCGCGGCGGGCCTGCTGCAACTCGAAGACCGGTACGCCCTGCTGCCCTTCCTGACCCTGCACACGGGAGCGCCCACGAACGCCATCGAGGCGCCCAGTTTCGCCGCCCTGGCCCTGGGCGGCCGCAACAGCCACTGGCTGGTCGGCCCTCAGGACGCGGCGCGCCCCGTCGGCTGGCAGGACGACCCGGCCGCCCCGACCGACGGATTGGACTTCGTGCGCCGGTATTGGACGCCCTTGGCGGATTACAGCGAGTGGTATTTCCCGAACCGGCTTACGTTGGATGTGGCCGCCGCCAGATCCGGCACGCGCGGCACGCCCTTCGAGTCAGACATGCGCGTGTGGTACACCGCGCAGCTGAGCGCGCCCATCCTGGGGATCGCCGCGCAGAACGGCGTGACGCGTGAGGACATGTACCGGGAATACGCGGCGGGTACCCACGCGACCCTCACCACCCGGACGCTGCCCGACGCCACCCATCTCGACATCGTCGCCGCGCGCAGCGATCAGGTGGCCCGCTGGATCCTCGACTGGATGCGTCCGCTGCGCCGCTAATGTTCAGGCCACCTCGTGGGTAAATCTTGCTCAGCCTCACGATCGCTCTCTGACTGAGCCCAGGTGCGTGCCTCGGGAGGTGCTTGCCACCCGCGCAGGTCGGACGGCGGTTTGCATGCACCGTGTCGAGGTCAACCCCAGCACGCGGCCCCTCCCCTGAACGGAGACGGGCATCCCCGAGACAATAGCCACGTCATCGCCGCCCGATCCCGCTGTGTCATCGATGGTCAGGCTGTGGGGCCTTCCCCCGCCAGGGGGGGCCATGGTGGCGACCGCTGGGGGCCGTGCTGGACGGCGTTTTGTCAGATTCATGTGTATTGCGTGTACCTACCCTGAAGGTATGAACGACCGCCACGCCGTCTCACGCTCCCCCGGACGTGGTGAGCCCTTCTCAAGTATGTCTGGCCGGCTCCATGCCCACTGACTTCGGCCTGCGCCTGGACTGGTTGGGCGGCGCTCCAGGCACGGAGCCCCTCACGTCAGCTTCCCTCGCCGGATCTGT comes from Deinococcus sp. KSM4-11 and encodes:
- a CDS encoding HSP90 family protein, with product MTHAFAVDLRGLIDLLSEHLYAGPEVYIRELMQNGVDAIRARLALDGEAFAPTLEFAVQDDTLTFTDNGVGLTPEDIHTFLATIGRSSKRGSVEFIGQFGIGLLACFLVSERIEVVSRSASGTPPLLWVGHADGSYALADGPDDTPIGTRVILRARADRAQYLLADRVAAWAGDYGALLPYPIVVQEPGQRTTVNARGAPWLDHSAGEDARRAAVLAYGEALLGTPPLAFVDIHTEAGDVRGVAFVLPWTPTLEARGQHRVYVRHMLLSEEEAQLVPKWAFFVKAVLDAGGLRPNAARDALRDDAVLHAARREIAQTLRRWLIDLAERTPDTLRHLIALHYLSIKALAAEDDAFLELFLRWLPFESSAGRLTLPEVLAHAGGAEVRYVADLNLYRQAAQLAAPGGPPVIHAVYTYDATLLERYGALHPEVQVSRLDASDLVQELTPLTPAERSATAELLTAARDTLAALDADARLSRFEPAALCALAFPRAGRDLHRTRETVASGAGGGLWAGLLDDLQADAPDGYATEVHFNLNHPLLVRAAQLPDGPLLRRVLGMLYVQALLLGHHPLTARELGLLNGGLLDLIGAALDGPDAATPSTIHLN
- a CDS encoding alpha/beta fold hydrolase, which codes for MPAARRSLALLTAVLLLPLTAVAQTPPSGAAVADTLPMSPAKSSPAQASAVPGDAALARVPAVRVQRAGAVVPGTPAEYNASITVRYGAAHPGAVLLLMPGFLGGAGSFDRLARTIVTLDPQVAVWAVDRRSNLLEPQELLAHATPSDLIRIVQEGLPVRSPASVPFMRDWGLDVTLRDWRVAVQEARTLTPNVFLGGHSLGGSLTGLYAAYDFGGYVGSTDLRGLVMLDGLPGVLADRPMNADQYRQGGLNALGPLPGLLQLDTQPYVDSLIFGPKLAAQADAQARLAALHPDDPAPTGGLTRFPATNLAAGLLQLEDRYALLPFLTLHTGAPTNAIEAPSFAALALGGRNSHWLVGPQDAARPVGWQDDPAAPTDGLDFVRRYWTPLADYSEWYFPNRLTLDVAAARSGTRGTPFESDMRVWYTAQLSAPILGIAAQNGVTREDMYREYAAGTHATLTTRTLPDATHLDIVAARSDQVARWILDWMRPLRR